One genomic window of Cystobacter ferrugineus includes the following:
- a CDS encoding enoyl-CoA hydratase/isomerase family protein, translating to MNEKSTILVEKSTPKIATITFANPPVNVIVPETVTRLHEILHELENDVRVQVVIFTSNISGFFFNHFDLRQADKFPFIPGPDSVPMWVDLVIRLSKAPFLSIAKIRGRTRGGGNELALACDLHYASREHAIFGQPEVGTGILPGGGGSERLPRLIGRDRGLEAIVTSQDYDAELAERYGWVTRTLPDAELDRFVERLATRVASFDKAVVAAAKAQVNRASLPPDVDFATAYAEYTSSLAGPGFQAGFARLGRQLAEKGLEVELRLGEYLGIANAHP from the coding sequence ATGAACGAGAAAAGTACCATCCTTGTCGAAAAATCAACGCCGAAGATCGCCACCATCACCTTCGCGAATCCGCCCGTGAATGTGATCGTGCCGGAGACCGTGACACGACTGCACGAGATCCTCCATGAGCTCGAGAATGACGTTCGAGTTCAGGTGGTCATCTTCACGAGCAACATCAGCGGATTCTTCTTCAATCACTTCGATCTTCGGCAAGCCGACAAGTTTCCGTTCATCCCAGGCCCAGACTCCGTCCCCATGTGGGTCGACCTGGTCATTCGCCTTTCGAAGGCTCCCTTCTTGAGCATCGCGAAGATCCGCGGGCGAACGCGCGGAGGGGGCAACGAACTCGCGCTGGCGTGCGACTTGCACTACGCGAGCCGCGAGCACGCCATCTTCGGGCAGCCGGAAGTCGGCACCGGCATCCTGCCAGGGGGTGGTGGCAGCGAACGTCTGCCACGCCTCATCGGGCGTGACCGCGGCCTCGAGGCGATTGTCACCAGCCAGGACTACGATGCTGAGCTTGCCGAGCGATACGGCTGGGTCACGCGAACCTTGCCCGACGCCGAGCTCGATCGATTCGTGGAAAGGCTCGCGACCCGCGTCGCTTCCTTCGACAAGGCCGTCGTGGCTGCCGCCAAGGCTCAAGTCAACCGGGCGTCACTGCCTCCTGACGTTGATTTTGCCACGGCCTATGCGGAGTACACGAGCTCGTTGGCTGGACCGGGCTTCCAGGCGGGCTTCGCGCGGCTTGGTAGGCAGCTCGCCGAGAAAGGCCTCGAGGTCGAGCTTCGGCTCGGCGAGTACCTCGGCATCGCCAACGCGCATCCCTGA
- a CDS encoding SDR family oxidoreductase yields MNIRHSVALVTGANRGLGLSLTRALLARGAKKVYAAARTPASNSMDGVVPVVLDVTKPDTIAAAARELGDVTLLVNNAGIIRARGLLAGGIVATAREELETNYLGPLALSEAFAPVLARNGGGAILNVLSVLSWLAPPGSTTYGASKAAAWALTNGLRAELGPRGTQVTAVHVGYIDTDMVRGLDVPKVPAEEVARLALDGVEAGADEVLVDQLTRTVKDGLSRGLYLRAPSAPRG; encoded by the coding sequence ATGAACATCCGACACTCCGTCGCACTCGTCACAGGCGCCAATCGCGGCCTCGGTCTCAGCCTCACGAGAGCGCTGCTCGCTCGCGGCGCCAAGAAGGTCTACGCAGCGGCTCGCACCCCCGCCTCGAACTCCATGGACGGCGTCGTGCCGGTGGTTCTCGACGTCACGAAGCCGGACACCATCGCGGCCGCGGCTCGTGAACTCGGCGACGTCACGCTTCTCGTGAACAACGCTGGCATCATCCGGGCGCGGGGGCTCCTCGCTGGAGGCATCGTCGCGACCGCACGCGAAGAGCTCGAGACGAACTACCTCGGGCCTCTCGCCTTGAGCGAGGCCTTCGCTCCCGTGCTCGCGAGGAACGGTGGCGGCGCGATCCTCAACGTCTTGTCGGTGCTCAGCTGGTTGGCACCGCCGGGTTCGACGACCTACGGCGCCTCGAAGGCCGCGGCCTGGGCGCTGACCAATGGGCTGCGTGCGGAACTCGGCCCGCGAGGCACCCAAGTGACCGCCGTGCATGTCGGCTATATCGACACGGATATGGTGCGCGGGCTCGACGTGCCGAAGGTGCCTGCCGAGGAGGTCGCACGACTGGCGCTCGATGGTGTGGAGGCCGGGGCCGACGAGGTGCTCGTCGATCAACTCACCAGGACGGTGAAAGACGGTCTGTCTCGTGGATTGTATCTCCGCGCCCCCTCGGCCCCCAGGGGATGA
- a CDS encoding GlxA family transcriptional regulator, translating to MFVHMVLEGVADSALGVGLDVVGTAAELIDAGLTPLPPGTRGLRQRVVSLDGRPVRSAAGRTVAVDGAFSLRGLRKGDVVVLPGMFAASGRTVAKLLAREDIQRAADLLAKAAAKGVMLAASCSATFVLAASGLLEGRTATTTWWLAPQFARMFPRVSLSADLMVVDAGDILTAGSALAHADLMLALVARLAGPSVAHLVTRYLVLDERPSQARYMVMEHLRVSDPGLRAVERFIAQNIGRQLSLDELSRVAAVSPRTLARRVHASLGVTPHELVQRIRVSRAAHLLETTHASVDEIAAQVGYADAAAFRRVFRRFAGESPRRRRGPATQTNTWT from the coding sequence ATGTTCGTGCACATGGTTCTCGAGGGGGTGGCCGACAGCGCGCTCGGCGTGGGGCTCGACGTCGTCGGCACGGCGGCGGAACTCATCGACGCCGGGCTCACGCCATTGCCTCCTGGGACGAGGGGGCTGCGCCAGCGTGTGGTGTCGCTCGACGGCCGGCCGGTGCGTTCCGCCGCCGGGCGGACGGTCGCGGTGGACGGCGCGTTCAGCCTTCGCGGGCTCCGCAAGGGGGATGTCGTCGTCTTGCCGGGGATGTTCGCGGCCAGTGGGCGAACCGTCGCGAAGTTGTTGGCCAGAGAGGACATACAACGCGCCGCGGACCTCCTCGCGAAGGCGGCTGCCAAGGGCGTGATGCTCGCCGCGTCGTGCTCGGCCACGTTCGTGCTTGCCGCGTCGGGCCTCCTCGAGGGGCGGACCGCGACGACAACGTGGTGGCTCGCCCCGCAGTTCGCTCGGATGTTTCCCAGGGTGTCGCTCTCGGCCGATCTCATGGTGGTCGACGCCGGGGATATCCTCACCGCCGGCTCCGCGCTGGCTCACGCGGATCTCATGCTCGCGCTCGTCGCACGGCTGGCGGGGCCTTCCGTGGCGCATCTCGTGACGCGCTACCTCGTCCTCGACGAGCGGCCCTCCCAGGCCCGCTATATGGTGATGGAGCATCTCCGCGTGTCCGACCCTGGGCTGCGAGCGGTCGAACGTTTCATCGCGCAAAATATCGGCCGTCAGCTGTCTCTCGACGAGCTCTCCCGCGTGGCCGCGGTGTCTCCGCGGACGCTCGCTCGCCGAGTCCACGCGAGCCTCGGAGTGACGCCGCACGAGCTCGTGCAACGCATCCGCGTGAGTCGCGCGGCACATCTTCTCGAGACGACGCACGCATCGGTCGACGAAATCGCCGCGCAGGTGGGCTACGCCGATGCCGCGGCTTTCCGCCGCGTCTTTCGTCGATTCGCGGGTGAGTCACCTCGCCGACGACGTGGGCCGGCCACGCAGACGAACACGTGGACGTGA
- a CDS encoding alpha/beta fold hydrolase — translation MTTKDGQLTAPNLTIEAANGVRYAYRRFGRTDSAATPLVCFVHYRANLDNWDPALVDALAAEREVILMDNVGVAGSSGKTPDTVAEMAHGAIAFVDALKLARFDILGFSLGGFVAQEFALMRPHQVRRLVLAGTGPQGGEGMHMYVPEVLEIALREKIDAEAMLTIFFEKTESSRAKGREFIQRLRLRQANRDAPVTMDTANAHITAISTWGIPDASKLSRLAAIKQPTLVANGDNDIMVPTTNSYLMARHLPNAQLRIYPDAGHAFLFQYPQEFAADVNRFLGR, via the coding sequence ATGACGACGAAGGACGGGCAACTGACTGCTCCAAACCTGACCATCGAAGCGGCAAACGGCGTGAGGTACGCCTATCGGCGCTTCGGCAGGACCGACAGCGCGGCGACGCCTCTCGTGTGCTTCGTTCACTATCGCGCCAATCTCGACAACTGGGACCCGGCGCTCGTCGATGCGCTCGCTGCTGAGCGCGAGGTCATCCTGATGGACAACGTCGGCGTCGCCGGCTCGAGCGGCAAGACGCCTGACACGGTCGCTGAGATGGCCCATGGTGCAATCGCCTTCGTCGATGCGCTCAAGCTCGCGCGCTTTGACATCCTAGGCTTTTCACTCGGTGGCTTCGTGGCGCAGGAGTTCGCATTGATGAGGCCTCATCAAGTACGCCGCCTGGTTCTCGCCGGAACGGGCCCCCAAGGCGGCGAGGGCATGCACATGTACGTGCCAGAAGTGCTCGAGATTGCGCTCCGCGAGAAGATCGACGCGGAGGCGATGCTGACCATCTTCTTCGAGAAGACGGAGTCGAGTCGCGCGAAGGGCCGCGAGTTCATCCAACGCCTCCGCCTGCGTCAGGCCAATCGAGACGCCCCGGTCACCATGGATACCGCCAACGCGCATATCACCGCGATCTCGACTTGGGGTATCCCGGACGCGTCGAAGCTCTCGCGCCTCGCGGCGATCAAACAGCCGACGCTGGTCGCCAACGGAGACAACGACATCATGGTACCAACGACGAACTCCTACCTGATGGCCAGGCATCTTCCGAATGCGCAGCTGCGAATCTACCCGGACGCTGGGCACGCATTCTTGTTCCAGTATCCGCAAGAGTTCGCCGCTGACGTGAACCGCTTCCTCGGCCGCTAG
- a CDS encoding SDR family oxidoreductase: protein MKTILITGCSSGFGLETARYFLERGWKVIATMRTPREDVLPRSEHLRVLALDVTDPRSIRETVEAAGPIDVLVNNAGVGLMSVFEGTSMETVRATFEANTFGAMAVTQAFLPRFRQQKAGVIVNVSSSTTLKPLPMLAVYTASKAAINAFTESLALELQPFNVRVSLVLPGQSPETPFAQNAQAQMRKQGVAVPEAYSDFARSVFERRTRHSGPFTRSLDVAEAIWRAVNDPSCPIRQPAGADAVELARST from the coding sequence ATGAAAACGATCTTGATCACCGGATGCTCGTCTGGATTCGGCCTCGAAACCGCCCGCTACTTCCTCGAGCGCGGCTGGAAGGTCATCGCCACGATGCGCACGCCGCGGGAGGACGTGTTGCCCCGGTCCGAGCATCTGCGCGTGCTCGCGCTCGACGTCACCGACCCGCGGAGCATTCGCGAAACAGTGGAAGCCGCCGGACCGATCGACGTGCTGGTCAACAATGCGGGCGTCGGCCTGATGAGTGTCTTCGAGGGCACCTCGATGGAAACGGTCCGCGCCACCTTCGAAGCGAACACGTTCGGTGCGATGGCCGTGACCCAGGCGTTCCTGCCTCGGTTCAGGCAACAGAAGGCCGGTGTCATCGTGAACGTCTCGTCGAGCACGACGCTGAAGCCGCTCCCGATGCTTGCCGTGTACACCGCGAGCAAAGCGGCGATCAACGCGTTCACCGAGTCGCTCGCGTTGGAGCTCCAGCCCTTCAATGTGCGGGTGAGCCTCGTGCTCCCGGGGCAGTCCCCGGAGACGCCCTTTGCTCAAAACGCACAGGCTCAGATGCGCAAGCAGGGCGTCGCCGTCCCCGAGGCGTACTCCGACTTCGCGCGGAGCGTCTTCGAGAGGCGCACGAGGCACTCGGGGCCGTTTACCCGCTCGCTCGACGTGGCAGAAGCGATCTGGCGCGCGGTGAACGATCCGTCGTGCCCGATCCGCCAGCCCGCCGGCGCGGACGCCGTGGAGTTGGCCAGGTCGACCTGA
- a CDS encoding helix-turn-helix transcriptional regulator, whose amino-acid sequence MRVGGAFAARKPGGPSTLSRSAFFERFSHAVGVPPMEYLLGWRMALAKDLLRRKEVTVAVVAEQVGYGSASTFCVAFTRHVGLPPTHFAREQGEPRHP is encoded by the coding sequence GTGCGGGTCGGTGGAGCGTTCGCCGCGCGGAAGCCGGGCGGCCCTTCTACTCTGTCCCGTTCGGCGTTCTTCGAGCGATTCAGTCACGCGGTGGGCGTTCCTCCGATGGAGTACCTGCTTGGCTGGCGCATGGCCTTGGCGAAAGACCTGCTGCGGCGCAAGGAAGTCACTGTCGCCGTGGTCGCGGAGCAAGTCGGCTACGGCTCCGCGAGCACCTTCTGCGTTGCCTTCACTCGCCACGTAGGACTGCCGCCAACACACTTCGCGCGTGAGCAGGGGGAACCGCGACACCCGTGA